The Trichosurus vulpecula isolate mTriVul1 chromosome 4, mTriVul1.pri, whole genome shotgun sequence genome contains a region encoding:
- the LOC118845622 gene encoding cysteine-rich and transmembrane domain-containing protein 1-like: protein MNYGNPPPYLDPGPTAPYPPYVQQPGGPQAYCPAGTQGPYPTPNTGYPYQGYPQYGWQDRPHPEPPKITVYVVEDQRRDDTGQATYLTDCWTAFCCCYLWDMLT from the coding sequence ATGAATTATGGAAATCCTCCACCCTACTTAGACCCTGGCCCAACTGCCCCATATCCACCATATGTACAGCAACCAGGTGGTCCTCAAGCTTATTGTCCTGCTGGGACTCAAGGCCCATATCCAACCCCTAATACAGGGTATCCATACCAAGGCTATCCACAATATGGATGGCAGGACAGACCCCATCCAGAACCTCCCAAAATCACAGTGTATGTGGTGGAAGACCAAAGACGGGATGACACAGGCCAagccacctacctcacagattgCTGGACTGCTTTCTGTTGCTGTTACCTTTGGGACATGCTGACCTGA